One genomic region from Haloterrigena gelatinilytica encodes:
- a CDS encoding DUF4097 family beta strand repeat-containing protein encodes MSADTTRRKLLGSVGTAGLLGLSGCLGATPVVNNRSEERETIPLEDAASIAIVSEIGRISVAGADRDDVGLEIVKESDSVRTDLEELTLETELADGRLELRSEWDGSEGWLASRPSMEVDAEIPREVALERIETSTGRITVRDVAGDLHADADTGRVDIAGVDGTVSAEASTGRVEIRDAERLGDVSTSTGRINVEVPAIDGETTISASTGRVTAAVSEAVDADLRVETNTGRIDVDDLPLEDVTRSEEQVTGRLGDGGPQLRVETDIGRITVEPLE; translated from the coding sequence ATGAGCGCCGACACGACTAGGCGGAAACTGCTCGGGAGCGTCGGAACGGCGGGTCTCCTCGGACTCTCCGGCTGTCTCGGAGCGACTCCGGTGGTCAACAACCGCAGCGAGGAGCGCGAGACGATCCCCCTCGAGGACGCCGCGTCGATCGCGATCGTCAGCGAGATCGGACGGATTTCGGTCGCCGGCGCCGATCGGGACGACGTGGGCCTCGAAATCGTCAAGGAATCCGACTCGGTTCGGACCGATCTCGAGGAGCTGACCCTCGAGACCGAGCTCGCCGACGGCCGACTCGAACTCCGATCGGAGTGGGACGGCAGCGAGGGGTGGCTCGCCAGTCGCCCCTCGATGGAGGTCGACGCGGAGATCCCCCGCGAGGTCGCCCTCGAGCGGATCGAAACGAGTACGGGACGGATCACCGTCCGCGACGTCGCGGGCGATCTGCACGCGGACGCGGACACGGGCCGAGTCGATATCGCGGGCGTCGACGGGACGGTCTCCGCCGAGGCGAGCACGGGCCGGGTCGAAATCCGGGACGCGGAGCGACTCGGCGACGTGTCCACCTCGACCGGCCGGATCAACGTCGAAGTGCCGGCGATCGACGGCGAGACGACGATCTCGGCGTCGACTGGTCGGGTAACCGCCGCCGTGAGCGAGGCCGTCGACGCCGACCTGCGCGTGGAGACGAACACGGGGCGGATCGACGTCGACGACCTCCCGCTCGAGGACGTGACCCGAAGCGAGGAGCAAGTAACCGGGCGACTCGGTGACGGCGGGCCGCAGCTTCGAGTCGAAACGGACATCGGACGGATCACGGTTGAACCGCTCGAATAA
- a CDS encoding valine--tRNA ligase, translated as MSTDAPETDAESDPAAREPTLEGGYDPEAVEERWQQRWIDADVYAYESDAERDPNTVYAIDTPPPTVSGSLHMGHLYGSTLQDFAARYQRMHDGDVLFPFGYDDNGIASERLTESELDIRHQDYERREFQELCREVCQEYEAEFTEKMQDLGTSIDWNNTYKTIEPRVQRISQLSFLDLYEKGREYRKKAPAIWCPECETAISQVEMEDDERGSHFNDIAFEVVGEDAPREEFVISTTRPELIPACVSVFVHPDDEDNQDLVGETARVPIFEQEVPIIADERVDMEKGSGVVMCCTFGDQNDIEWYQAHDLPLRVAIDESATMTDLAGDYEGLSTEEAREAIVEDLDDEGYLRDRWEITHAVQVHERCDTPVEYRVSKQWYVEILDHKEEYLEAGREMDWYPEKMFSRYKHWIEGLEWDWLISRQRDSGIPFPVWYCAECDHEIMADREELPVDPLSDEPSVDACPECGHDDFVAEEDVFDTWATSSLTPLINAGWDWDEDAEEFAMEKPELYPFDLRPQGHDIISFWLFHTIVKCYEHTGEVPFDATMINGHVLDENREKMSKSRGNVVEPDEVLADFPVDAVRFWAASAAVGDDFPYQEKDLTAGEKLLRKLWNASKLVDTLAPREPEEPAALEAIDRWLLAELDDAVEDLTAHLEEYEFAKARDRLRTFFWNTFCDDYLEIAKTREDEPSTQYALRTAHRTFLELWAPFLPHATEEIWQAVYADDGSDLEDSSIHVRDWPSPQGHEADLEAGEAAMEVISALRRYKSENQLPLNADLESVSVYGPIEGFEDAIQNVMHVRDLTVLEEEPEVTTEIASIDLDYSTLGPKFGSKVGEIDSGIESGDYEIDEDEGVLRVAGEELEADLFEVERERSYSGAGEMIETESAVVILE; from the coding sequence ATGAGTACGGACGCGCCCGAAACGGACGCCGAGAGCGATCCCGCAGCTCGAGAGCCGACCCTCGAGGGCGGCTACGACCCCGAAGCGGTCGAGGAACGCTGGCAGCAGCGCTGGATCGACGCGGACGTCTACGCCTACGAGAGCGACGCCGAGCGCGACCCCAACACGGTCTACGCGATCGACACGCCGCCGCCGACGGTCTCGGGCAGCCTGCACATGGGCCACCTCTACGGCTCGACCCTGCAGGACTTCGCCGCACGATACCAGCGGATGCACGACGGCGACGTGCTCTTTCCCTTCGGCTACGACGACAACGGGATCGCCAGCGAGCGACTGACCGAGTCGGAACTCGACATCCGCCATCAGGACTACGAGCGCCGCGAGTTCCAGGAGCTCTGCCGCGAGGTCTGTCAGGAGTACGAGGCCGAGTTCACGGAGAAGATGCAGGATCTCGGCACCTCGATCGACTGGAACAACACCTACAAGACGATCGAACCCCGCGTCCAGCGCATCTCGCAGCTCTCCTTCCTCGACCTCTACGAGAAGGGCCGCGAGTACCGCAAGAAGGCCCCCGCGATCTGGTGTCCCGAGTGCGAGACCGCGATCTCGCAGGTCGAGATGGAGGACGACGAGCGCGGCTCGCATTTCAACGACATCGCGTTCGAGGTCGTCGGCGAGGACGCCCCGCGCGAGGAGTTCGTCATCTCCACGACCCGACCCGAACTCATCCCCGCCTGCGTCTCCGTCTTCGTCCACCCCGACGACGAGGACAACCAGGATCTGGTCGGTGAGACCGCTCGCGTCCCGATCTTCGAGCAGGAGGTGCCGATCATCGCGGACGAGCGCGTCGACATGGAGAAGGGCAGCGGCGTCGTGATGTGCTGTACCTTCGGCGACCAGAACGACATCGAGTGGTACCAGGCCCACGACCTGCCGCTGCGCGTGGCCATCGACGAGTCCGCGACGATGACCGACCTCGCCGGCGACTACGAGGGGCTCTCGACCGAGGAGGCCCGCGAGGCCATCGTCGAGGACTTAGACGACGAGGGCTACCTGCGCGACCGCTGGGAGATCACCCACGCGGTCCAGGTCCACGAGCGGTGTGACACGCCCGTCGAGTACCGCGTCTCCAAGCAGTGGTACGTCGAAATCTTAGACCACAAAGAGGAGTACCTCGAGGCCGGCCGGGAGATGGACTGGTACCCCGAGAAGATGTTCAGCCGCTACAAGCACTGGATCGAGGGCCTCGAGTGGGACTGGCTGATCTCCCGCCAGCGCGACTCGGGGATTCCGTTCCCGGTCTGGTACTGCGCGGAGTGCGACCACGAGATCATGGCCGACCGCGAGGAGCTGCCGGTCGACCCGCTCTCGGACGAGCCGTCGGTCGACGCGTGTCCCGAGTGCGGCCACGACGACTTCGTCGCCGAAGAGGACGTCTTCGACACCTGGGCGACCTCCTCGCTGACGCCGCTGATCAACGCGGGCTGGGACTGGGACGAAGACGCCGAGGAGTTCGCGATGGAGAAACCGGAGCTGTACCCGTTCGACCTCCGTCCACAGGGCCACGACATCATCTCGTTCTGGCTGTTCCACACCATCGTCAAGTGCTACGAGCACACCGGCGAGGTGCCCTTCGACGCGACGATGATCAACGGCCACGTCTTAGACGAGAACCGCGAGAAGATGTCCAAGTCCCGCGGTAACGTGGTCGAACCCGACGAGGTGCTCGCGGACTTCCCCGTCGACGCCGTCCGCTTCTGGGCCGCGAGCGCGGCGGTCGGCGACGACTTCCCGTACCAGGAGAAGGACTTGACGGCAGGTGAAAAACTCCTGCGCAAGCTCTGGAACGCCTCGAAGCTCGTCGACACGCTCGCGCCCCGCGAGCCCGAGGAACCCGCGGCGCTCGAGGCGATCGACCGCTGGCTGCTGGCGGAACTCGACGACGCCGTCGAGGACCTCACCGCCCACCTCGAGGAGTACGAGTTCGCGAAGGCCCGCGACCGCCTGCGCACGTTCTTCTGGAACACGTTCTGTGACGACTACCTCGAGATCGCCAAGACCCGCGAGGACGAGCCCTCGACGCAGTACGCGCTGCGGACGGCCCACCGGACCTTCCTCGAGCTGTGGGCGCCGTTCCTGCCCCACGCGACCGAGGAGATCTGGCAGGCCGTCTACGCCGACGACGGGAGCGACCTCGAGGACAGCAGCATCCACGTCCGCGACTGGCCCAGCCCGCAGGGCCACGAGGCCGACCTCGAGGCGGGCGAGGCCGCCATGGAGGTCATCTCGGCGCTGCGCCGCTACAAGAGCGAGAACCAGCTGCCGCTGAACGCCGACCTCGAGTCGGTGTCGGTCTACGGCCCCATCGAGGGCTTCGAGGACGCCATCCAGAACGTGATGCACGTCCGGGACCTGACCGTCCTCGAGGAGGAACCCGAGGTCACCACCGAGATCGCGTCGATCGACCTCGACTACTCGACGCTCGGGCCGAAGTTCGGCTCGAAGGTCGGCGAGATCGATTCGGGGATCGAGAGCGGCGACTACGAAATCGACGAGGACGAGGGCGTTCTTCGGGTCGCCGGCGAGGAACTCGAGGCCGACCTCTTCGAGGTCGAACGCGAGCGCTCCTACTCCGGCGCGGGCGAGATGATCGAGACCGAGTCGGCGGTCGTCATCCTCGAGTAG
- a CDS encoding DUF7344 domain-containing protein, which yields MTTETSNAESRTGTDSLQANTIFELLLDEQRRDALYYLSGKVGAVALEDLVAQVALRDGEASGTRVDAITAGFRHNHLPKLIDAAVVRYDTDAGTVERRPEAAALDPFLQLARRYEP from the coding sequence ATGACAACAGAGACGTCGAACGCGGAATCACGGACCGGTACCGACTCGCTCCAAGCGAACACGATCTTCGAGCTGTTGCTCGACGAGCAGCGGCGCGACGCGCTGTATTACTTGTCGGGGAAAGTGGGCGCGGTCGCCCTGGAGGACCTCGTGGCGCAGGTCGCACTCCGGGACGGCGAGGCGTCGGGGACGCGAGTCGACGCGATCACGGCCGGGTTCCGTCACAATCACCTGCCGAAACTGATCGACGCGGCGGTCGTGCGGTACGACACGGACGCGGGGACGGTCGAACGCCGTCCGGAGGCGGCGGCGCTCGATCCGTTCCTCCAGCTCGCGCGGCGATACGAACCGTAA